In the genome of Pseudomonas sp. HS6, one region contains:
- a CDS encoding nuclear transport factor 2 family protein: MSTAAEVRPPLPPFNRESAIEKVRLAEDGWNSRDPQRVSLAYTLDTKWRNRAEFANNREEAKAFLTRKWAKELDYRLIKELWAYSDTRIAVRYAYEWHDDSGNWFRSYGNENWEFDEHGLMFQRYACINDMPIKESERKFHWPLGRRPDDHPGLSELGL, from the coding sequence ATGTCTACTGCAGCCGAAGTACGTCCGCCATTGCCACCCTTCAACCGTGAATCGGCCATTGAAAAAGTTCGCCTGGCCGAAGATGGCTGGAACTCCCGCGACCCGCAGCGGGTATCGCTGGCCTACACCCTCGACACCAAATGGCGCAACCGCGCCGAATTCGCCAACAACCGCGAAGAAGCCAAGGCCTTCCTGACCCGCAAATGGGCCAAGGAACTGGATTACCGCCTGATCAAGGAACTCTGGGCTTACTCCGACACCCGCATCGCCGTGCGCTACGCCTACGAATGGCACGACGACTCGGGCAACTGGTTCCGTTCCTACGGCAACGAAAATTGGGAGTTCGACGAGCACGGCCTGATGTTCCAGCGCTACGCCTGCATCAACGACATGCCGATCAAGGAAAGCGAACGCAAGTTCCACTGGCCGCTGGGTCGACGCCCGGATGATCATCCGGGGCTGTCCGAGCTGGGTCTGTAA
- a CDS encoding class I SAM-dependent methyltransferase, producing the protein MKDQVHHSAAAGYKTAADTYIKGRPDYPPAVTEWLTTTLDLDGHKTVIDLGAGTGKFTGRLVATGAQVIAVEPVAQMLEKLSANWPDVLAVSAMATDLPLPDASVDAVVCAQAFHWFASTEALDEIARVLKPGGKLGLIWNLRDTKVGWVPKLDAIVNALEGDTPRYYTGAWRKVFPHPAFGPLQTQHFHHGHTGSPEDVIFNRVRSTSFIAALPDAQRARIDEQLRALIASDPELRGRDVMTVPYETAAFVAVKGG; encoded by the coding sequence ATGAAAGATCAGGTTCACCACTCGGCTGCCGCCGGTTACAAGACCGCGGCCGACACGTACATCAAAGGCCGGCCGGACTATCCGCCGGCGGTCACCGAATGGCTGACGACCACACTGGACCTGGATGGCCACAAGACTGTTATCGACCTCGGCGCCGGTACCGGCAAGTTCACCGGACGATTGGTGGCGACCGGTGCTCAAGTGATTGCCGTGGAGCCGGTGGCGCAGATGCTGGAAAAACTGTCTGCCAACTGGCCCGACGTGCTGGCCGTCAGCGCCATGGCGACCGATTTGCCATTGCCCGATGCCTCGGTGGACGCCGTGGTCTGCGCCCAGGCCTTTCACTGGTTCGCCAGCACCGAGGCGCTGGACGAAATCGCCCGGGTGCTCAAGCCCGGCGGCAAGCTCGGGCTGATCTGGAACCTGCGAGACACCAAGGTCGGCTGGGTGCCCAAGCTCGATGCGATCGTCAACGCTTTGGAAGGCGACACGCCGCGTTACTACACCGGCGCCTGGCGCAAGGTGTTCCCGCATCCGGCGTTCGGGCCGTTGCAGACACAGCACTTTCACCATGGTCATACGGGCTCGCCGGAGGATGTGATTTTCAACCGGGTGCGTTCCACCAGTTTCATCGCGGCGCTACCCGATGCGCAGCGGGCCCGGATCGATGAGCAGCTTCGAGCCTTGATCGCGTCCGATCCCGAGCTGCGGGGCAGGGATGTGATGACCGTGCCTTACGAGACTGCCGCGTTCGTGGCGGTGAAGGGCGGCTAG
- a CDS encoding anti-sigma factor, with protein MNTPSDEQLVAYLDDELDREQRSQLDSLIADDPLLNLRVQWLSRSNLPYRDAYDELARQAPLDRLQARLDAAPSPQRPSFSRRWFIGAAAAGMVLAGVAADRLFLGWQAQQSHNWRELVGDYMALYVPQTLEHLATDEASELAQLRTVDARLGLSLSPATLKLPGAQFKRAQLLEYDGVPIAQMTWLDANHGPLALCVTRSNSGSQALAHERRHGMNVVYWTEREHAWMLIGHNPAAELEEMAKMFKNRLSV; from the coding sequence ATGAATACGCCTTCCGACGAGCAACTGGTGGCGTATCTGGACGATGAACTGGACCGCGAACAACGCAGCCAGCTCGACAGCCTCATCGCCGACGACCCGCTGCTCAACCTGCGCGTGCAGTGGTTGAGCCGCAGCAACCTGCCCTATCGCGACGCCTACGATGAACTGGCCCGACAGGCACCGCTGGATCGTCTGCAAGCCCGGCTGGATGCCGCACCGTCACCGCAACGCCCTAGCTTCAGCCGACGCTGGTTTATCGGCGCGGCGGCAGCGGGCATGGTGCTCGCGGGTGTCGCGGCCGACCGATTGTTCCTCGGCTGGCAAGCACAGCAATCGCACAACTGGCGCGAGCTGGTGGGCGATTACATGGCGCTGTACGTGCCGCAGACCCTTGAACATCTGGCCACCGACGAAGCCTCCGAGCTGGCGCAGTTGCGCACCGTCGATGCGCGGCTGGGACTGAGCCTGTCGCCAGCAACGCTGAAGCTGCCCGGCGCACAATTCAAACGTGCGCAGTTGCTTGAGTATGACGGCGTGCCGATTGCCCAGATGACCTGGCTCGACGCCAATCACGGCCCGCTGGCACTGTGCGTCACCCGCTCCAACAGCGGCAGCCAGGCGCTGGCTCATGAACGCCGGCACGGGATGAACGTGGTGTACTGGACGGAACGCGAGCATGCCTGGATGTTGATCGGGCATAACCCGGCCGCTGAGCTGGAAGAGATGGCGAAAATGTTTAAAAACCGGCTGAGCGTGTGA
- the pncA gene encoding bifunctional nicotinamidase/pyrazinamidase, which translates to MLISPRTALLVIDVQNDFIPGGQLAVPEGDLIVPLINRLAEQFKQVVIAQDWHPAGHASFASSHPGRQPYDVIQLPYGEQTLWPDHCIQGSRGAEFHSGLNLPHAQLIIRKGCNPDIDSYSAFLEADRATTTGLAGYLKERGVDTVYMVGLALDFCVMFSALDARATGFNTFVVLDACRAIDMNGSLASAIERMQVAGVGLVQSTELL; encoded by the coding sequence ATGCTGATTTCCCCACGTACTGCATTACTGGTCATCGACGTACAGAACGACTTCATCCCCGGCGGCCAACTGGCCGTGCCCGAGGGTGACCTGATCGTCCCGCTGATCAATCGCCTTGCCGAGCAGTTCAAGCAAGTGGTCATTGCCCAGGACTGGCACCCGGCGGGCCATGCCTCGTTTGCCTCCAGCCATCCCGGCCGTCAGCCTTACGATGTGATTCAACTGCCGTACGGCGAGCAGACGCTCTGGCCAGACCACTGCATTCAGGGCTCTCGCGGTGCCGAGTTTCACTCGGGGCTCAACTTGCCCCACGCGCAGTTGATCATCCGCAAGGGCTGCAACCCGGACATCGACAGCTATTCGGCGTTTCTGGAAGCGGACCGTGCCACCACCACCGGGTTGGCCGGTTATCTCAAGGAACGCGGTGTCGACACGGTTTACATGGTCGGCCTGGCGCTGGACTTCTGTGTGATGTTCTCCGCGCTGGATGCACGGGCGACGGGGTTCAATACGTTTGTGGTGCTGGATGCGTGTAGGGCGATCGACATGAATGGTTCGCTGGCGTCGGCGATCGAGCGGATGCAAGTGGCCGGGGTCGGGTTGGTTCAATCCACCGAGCTGCTCTGA
- a CDS encoding RNA polymerase sigma factor has translation MLSRNRHVAEDLVQATCVRALERSGQYVAGTRMDRWLLSILHSIWLNEVRARRVRQGQGVVDADSQLTFDGEYAAQTHVMAAQVIRRVDALPETQRETVYLAYVEGLSYREVAEILQVPIGTVMSRLATARLKLAEYPPLQAVPNTPAGDRQ, from the coding sequence TTGCTGTCGCGCAATCGACACGTGGCCGAGGATCTGGTGCAAGCCACTTGTGTGCGGGCGCTGGAGCGTTCAGGCCAATACGTGGCCGGTACGCGCATGGATCGCTGGCTGCTGAGCATTCTGCATTCGATTTGGCTCAACGAAGTGCGCGCCCGCCGGGTGCGCCAGGGCCAGGGCGTGGTGGACGCCGACAGCCAGCTGACGTTCGACGGCGAATACGCCGCCCAGACCCACGTCATGGCCGCGCAGGTGATCCGCCGCGTCGATGCGCTGCCTGAAACCCAGCGCGAAACGGTGTACCTGGCCTACGTCGAAGGCCTGTCCTATCGCGAAGTCGCCGAGATCCTGCAAGTGCCGATCGGCACGGTCATGAGTCGCCTGGCCACCGCCCGCCTGAAACTGGCCGAATACCCGCCGCTGCAAGCGGTACCGAATACCCCCGCAGGAGACCGGCAATGA
- a CDS encoding TSUP family transporter produces MPFELSVDLTTLAVLALVAFIAGFIDAIAGGGGLLTTPALLTAGLPPHLVLGTNKLSSTFGSATASFTFYRRKLFHPRQWMHAIVGTLVGALTGAIVAHYLPAEWLNKMLPVIVFACGLYLLFGGTPKAPLDSDAPIKKKWQSTQGFSLGFYDGVAGPGTGAFWTVSSLLLYPIDLVKASGVARSMNFVSNIAALSVFVFSGQVDWIIGLSMGLSVMVGAFFGARTAISGGAKFIRPVFITVVLGLTVRLAWQHWFSVA; encoded by the coding sequence ATGCCTTTCGAACTCAGCGTTGACCTCACCACCCTGGCCGTTCTGGCCCTTGTCGCTTTCATTGCCGGATTCATCGACGCCATCGCTGGCGGTGGCGGTCTGTTGACCACGCCGGCGTTGCTCACCGCCGGTTTGCCGCCGCATCTGGTGCTGGGCACCAACAAGTTGAGTTCGACCTTCGGTTCGGCCACCGCCAGTTTCACTTTTTACCGGCGCAAGCTGTTTCACCCACGGCAGTGGATGCATGCCATCGTCGGCACGCTGGTCGGCGCGTTGACCGGCGCTATCGTCGCCCACTATCTGCCAGCCGAATGGCTGAACAAGATGCTGCCCGTGATCGTCTTCGCCTGCGGTCTGTACCTGTTGTTTGGCGGCACGCCGAAAGCGCCGCTGGACAGCGACGCACCGATCAAGAAAAAGTGGCAATCGACCCAGGGCTTCAGCCTCGGTTTCTACGACGGCGTGGCCGGCCCGGGCACCGGTGCGTTCTGGACCGTCAGCAGCCTGCTGCTGTACCCGATCGATCTGGTCAAGGCCAGCGGCGTGGCGCGCAGCATGAACTTCGTCAGCAACATTGCGGCGCTGTCGGTGTTCGTGTTTTCCGGGCAGGTGGACTGGATCATCGGCCTGAGCATGGGCTTGTCGGTGATGGTCGGCGCGTTCTTCGGGGCGCGCACCGCGATCAGCGGTGGCGCCAAGTTCATTCGTCCGGTGTTCATCACCGTGGTGCTGGGTTTGACCGTGCGTCTAGCCTGGCAGCACTGGTTCAGCGTGGCCTAA
- a CDS encoding efflux RND transporter periplasmic adaptor subunit — translation MSKNLLAGLGLIALALTLGACGKSSSTEEEAPPATVRVETLEARPLSISSELSGRIAAPRIAEVRARVAGVVLQRTYREGSDVKKGDVLFRIDPAPFKADLDSAEAALRKAEANAFQAKLQEQRYAQLIDDKAISAQDYDNARANARQTAADVAANKAAVERAKLNLGYATVTAPISGRVGRALVTEGALVGQNETTPLALIQQLNPIHADLTQSTRELNELRRAFRSGQLQQVGQDQVKATLIQDDGSLYPLPGKLLFSDITVDPGTGQIILRSEFPNPDLDLLPGSYVRVRLEQGVIQHGLTVPQRAVQRDSAGVAQVLTVDDQMRVAQQPVQLGAVQNDRWIVTGGLKPGDRIVIEGLQHARPGEVVQIDDTPLPLAQTSGQ, via the coding sequence ATGTCGAAGAATCTGCTGGCCGGGCTCGGCCTGATCGCATTGGCGCTGACGCTGGGTGCCTGTGGTAAATCCTCGAGCACTGAGGAAGAGGCGCCACCGGCCACCGTGCGGGTCGAAACCCTTGAGGCGCGCCCCCTGTCGATCAGCAGCGAACTGAGCGGGCGCATTGCCGCGCCACGCATCGCCGAAGTCCGCGCCCGAGTGGCCGGTGTCGTGCTGCAACGCACTTACCGCGAAGGCAGCGACGTGAAAAAGGGCGACGTGCTGTTCCGCATCGATCCGGCGCCATTCAAGGCAGACCTGGACAGCGCCGAAGCCGCCCTGCGCAAGGCCGAAGCCAACGCGTTCCAGGCGAAACTGCAGGAGCAGCGCTACGCCCAGTTGATCGACGACAAGGCCATCAGCGCTCAGGACTACGACAACGCCCGCGCCAACGCCCGGCAAACGGCCGCCGACGTCGCTGCCAACAAGGCTGCTGTCGAGCGAGCGAAGCTGAACCTCGGTTACGCCACCGTCACCGCGCCGATTTCCGGCCGTGTCGGCCGCGCCCTGGTGACCGAAGGCGCATTGGTCGGCCAGAACGAAACCACGCCACTGGCGCTAATCCAGCAACTGAACCCGATTCACGCCGACCTCACCCAGTCGACCCGTGAATTGAATGAGTTGCGCCGAGCGTTCCGTTCCGGCCAGTTGCAGCAGGTCGGCCAGGATCAGGTCAAGGCCACGCTGATCCAGGACGACGGCAGCCTCTATCCGCTACCGGGCAAATTGCTGTTCAGCGACATCACGGTCGATCCGGGCACCGGTCAGATCATCCTGCGCAGCGAGTTCCCCAACCCGGACCTCGATTTGCTGCCCGGCAGCTACGTTCGTGTGCGTCTGGAACAAGGCGTGATTCAACACGGCCTCACCGTGCCTCAACGTGCGGTACAACGTGACAGCGCCGGTGTAGCGCAGGTCCTGACGGTCGACGATCAGATGCGGGTCGCCCAGCAGCCAGTTCAACTGGGCGCCGTGCAGAACGACCGCTGGATCGTCACCGGCGGCCTCAAGCCTGGCGACCGCATTGTCATCGAAGGCCTGCAACACGCCCGTCCGGGCGAAGTGGTGCAGATCGACGACACCCCTCTTCCACTTGCCCAGACCTCTGGTCAGTAA
- a CDS encoding response regulator transcription factor, which yields MPNILLVEDDTALAELISSYLERNGYSVSVIGRGDHVRERARLNPPDLVILDLMLPGLDGLQVCRLLRADSATLPILMLTARDDSHDQVLGLEMGADDYVTKPCEPRVLLARVRTLLRRSSLGEPMTANDRILMGNLCIDLSERTVTWREQPVELSSGEYNLLVVLARHAGEVLSRDQILQRLRGIEFNGTDRSVDVAISKLRRKFDDHAGEARKIKTVWGKGYLFSRSEWEC from the coding sequence ATGCCCAACATCCTTCTGGTCGAAGACGACACCGCCCTCGCCGAACTGATTTCCAGCTACCTGGAACGCAACGGCTACTCCGTCAGCGTGATCGGTCGTGGCGACCATGTGCGCGAACGGGCGCGGCTCAATCCGCCGGACCTGGTGATTCTCGACCTCATGCTGCCGGGCCTCGACGGTTTGCAGGTCTGTCGATTGCTGCGTGCCGACTCGGCAACGCTGCCGATCCTGATGCTCACGGCCCGCGATGACAGCCACGATCAGGTGCTGGGCCTGGAAATGGGGGCCGACGATTACGTCACCAAACCCTGTGAGCCTCGAGTTTTGCTGGCGCGGGTACGCACCTTGCTGCGCCGCAGCAGCCTCGGCGAACCGATGACCGCCAACGACCGCATCCTGATGGGCAACCTGTGCATCGATCTTTCGGAGCGCACCGTGACCTGGCGCGAGCAACCGGTCGAGCTGTCGAGCGGCGAATACAATTTGCTGGTGGTGCTGGCCCGGCATGCCGGTGAAGTGCTGAGCCGTGACCAGATCCTGCAACGCCTGCGCGGTATAGAGTTCAACGGCACCGATCGCTCGGTGGACGTGGCGATTTCCAAGCTGCGACGCAAATTCGATGACCATGCGGGCGAGGCGCGCAAGATCAAGACCGTGTGGGGCAAGGGCTATCTGTTCAGCCGTTCCGAGTGGGAATGCTGA
- the sfnG gene encoding dimethylsulfone monooxygenase SfnG, whose amino-acid sequence MSQQAVKFAYWVPNVSGGLVVSKIEQRTDWGIDYNRKLAQLAEAAGFEYALTQIRFTAGYGAEFQHESVAFSHALLAATRTLKVIAAILPGPWQPALAAKQLATIDQLTNGRIAVNIVSGWFKGEFQAIGEHWLEHDERYRRSEEFIRSLRGIWSQDNFTFRGDFYRFDNYSLKPKPLGRPEIFQGGSSRAARDMAARVSDWYFTNGNSVEGIKAQVDDIRAKAAANHHSVKIGVNAFVIARDTEEEAKAVLAQIIDQADPEAVNAFGDAAKQAGRASPEGEGNWAKSTFEDLVQYNDGFKTNLIGTPQQIAERIVALKAVGVDLVLAGFLHFQEEVEYFGLRVLPLVRELEAKAALKHSAEVA is encoded by the coding sequence ATGAGTCAGCAAGCCGTGAAATTTGCCTACTGGGTGCCGAACGTCAGCGGTGGGCTGGTGGTCAGCAAGATAGAGCAACGCACCGACTGGGGCATCGACTACAACCGCAAGCTGGCACAACTGGCCGAGGCGGCGGGCTTCGAATACGCCCTGACGCAGATCCGTTTCACTGCTGGCTACGGCGCCGAGTTCCAACATGAATCGGTGGCTTTCAGCCACGCGTTGCTCGCCGCCACCCGCACACTCAAAGTCATCGCCGCCATTCTGCCCGGCCCGTGGCAACCGGCACTGGCGGCCAAACAGTTGGCGACCATCGATCAACTCACCAACGGCCGGATCGCGGTTAACATCGTCAGCGGCTGGTTCAAGGGTGAGTTCCAGGCCATCGGCGAACACTGGCTGGAGCACGACGAGCGTTATCGTCGCTCGGAAGAGTTCATCCGTTCATTGCGCGGGATCTGGAGTCAGGACAACTTCACCTTCCGTGGCGATTTCTATCGCTTCGACAATTACAGCCTCAAGCCGAAACCGCTGGGCCGCCCGGAAATCTTTCAGGGTGGCAGCTCCCGTGCCGCGCGGGACATGGCGGCACGAGTGTCGGACTGGTATTTCACCAATGGCAACAGCGTCGAGGGCATAAAGGCGCAGGTCGACGACATTCGCGCCAAAGCGGCAGCGAATCATCATTCGGTGAAAATCGGGGTGAATGCTTTTGTCATTGCCCGGGATACCGAAGAGGAAGCCAAAGCGGTGCTGGCGCAGATCATCGATCAGGCTGATCCGGAAGCGGTGAATGCTTTTGGTGATGCAGCGAAACAGGCGGGCAGAGCATCGCCGGAGGGCGAGGGCAACTGGGCCAAATCGACTTTTGAAGACCTGGTGCAGTACAACGACGGTTTCAAGACCAACCTGATCGGCACGCCGCAGCAGATTGCCGAGCGGATCGTGGCGCTAAAAGCGGTGGGTGTGGATCTGGTATTGGCGGGGTTCCTGCACTTTCAGGAAGAGGTGGAGTATTTCGGCCTGCGGGTGTTGCCGTTGGTGCGGGAGCTGGAAGCAAAAGCAGCGCTGAAGCACAGCGCCGAAGTGGCCTGA
- a CDS encoding crotonase/enoyl-CoA hydratase family protein — protein sequence MTQYTAFSVELADNIAHVQINRPEKINSMNAAFWSEIVEVFQWIDDTDEVRVVVLSGAGKHFSSGIDLMMLAGVANELGKDVGRNARLLRKKILTLQASFNAVDNCRKPVLAAIQGYCLGGAIDLIAACDMRYAAEDAQFSIKEIDIGMAADVGTLQRLPRIIGDGMLRELAYTGRTFGAEEARSIGLVNRVYSDKDSLIEGVMDIARDIAGKSPIAVTGTKEMISYMRDHRIDDGLEYVATWNAAMLQSSDLRVAMAAHMSKQKPEFLD from the coding sequence ATGACTCAATACACCGCCTTCAGCGTCGAACTGGCCGACAACATCGCCCATGTGCAGATCAACCGTCCGGAAAAAATCAACTCGATGAACGCCGCGTTCTGGAGCGAAATCGTCGAGGTGTTCCAGTGGATCGATGACACCGACGAAGTGCGGGTGGTGGTGCTCAGCGGTGCCGGCAAACACTTTTCCTCGGGCATCGACCTGATGATGCTGGCCGGCGTGGCCAATGAGCTGGGCAAGGACGTCGGCCGCAATGCGCGCCTGCTGCGCAAAAAGATCCTGACCCTGCAAGCCTCGTTCAATGCCGTCGACAATTGCCGCAAACCGGTACTCGCGGCGATCCAGGGTTATTGCCTGGGCGGCGCCATCGACCTGATCGCGGCCTGCGACATGCGCTACGCTGCCGAAGACGCACAATTCTCCATTAAAGAAATCGATATCGGCATGGCGGCTGACGTCGGCACCCTGCAACGGTTGCCACGGATCATCGGTGACGGCATGCTGCGTGAGCTGGCTTACACCGGTCGCACCTTTGGTGCCGAAGAGGCGCGCAGCATCGGGCTGGTCAATCGCGTCTACAGCGACAAGGACAGCCTGATCGAAGGCGTGATGGACATTGCCCGGGACATTGCCGGCAAGTCGCCGATCGCGGTCACCGGCACCAAGGAAATGATCAGCTACATGCGCGACCACCGTATCGACGATGGTCTGGAGTACGTTGCCACCTGGAACGCTGCCATGTTGCAATCCTCCGACTTGCGCGTGGCCATGGCCGCCCATATGAGCAAACAGAAACCCGAATTTCTGGATTGA
- a CDS encoding tetratricopeptide repeat protein, producing the protein MTFRSVMFAAPLLMAAMLSSPLALAHGDEDEPVQKPNCPKGQVLDSKTQKCVRQTSSLVPDADRTDYAYRLAKDGRYEEALALLDTLKQPNTAKALNYRGYATRKLGRTDEGIGYYLQSVKLDPQYAQVREYLGEAYVIKGRVDLAQEQLQHIQKICGTSCEEYRDLAEAINDSSKT; encoded by the coding sequence ATGACTTTCCGTTCCGTTATGTTCGCCGCCCCGTTGCTGATGGCCGCGATGTTGTCCAGCCCTTTGGCCCTGGCCCACGGCGATGAAGACGAGCCGGTACAGAAACCCAACTGCCCGAAAGGTCAGGTGCTCGACAGCAAGACGCAGAAATGCGTCAGGCAGACCAGCAGCCTGGTGCCTGACGCCGACCGCACCGACTACGCCTATCGCCTGGCCAAGGACGGTCGCTATGAAGAAGCCCTCGCCTTGCTCGACACCCTGAAACAGCCGAACACCGCCAAGGCGCTCAACTATCGCGGCTATGCCACGCGCAAACTGGGGCGCACCGACGAAGGCATCGGTTATTACCTGCAATCGGTGAAGCTAGATCCGCAGTACGCGCAAGTCCGCGAGTACCTGGGCGAGGCTTACGTCATCAAGGGCCGCGTCGATCTGGCGCAGGAACAGTTGCAGCATATCCAGAAGATCTGCGGCACGTCCTGCGAGGAATACCGGGACCTGGCCGAAGCCATCAACGATTCATCGAAAACCTGA
- the nudC gene encoding NAD(+) diphosphatase codes for MTSRWTTAVLDTDQPGGWAVARSPEGFLFDDNGVLFPREWLKRQDLSVLAEHGIGHLDGEPVYLLELRSTSEVPGCNWKGLRAFMLDGDHTIYKVLGYAAQIGTWAREHRFCGNCGQAMTQVPRERAMYCQPCDLRSYPRISPSMIVLVTRGDEVLLARSPRFVTGVYSTLAGFAEPGESAEDCLIREVREEVSIEVKNIQYLGSQCWPFPHSMMLGFHAEYAGGEIVCQEDEIEDAQWFNVHDLPPLPASKSIARYLIDVYVARRLGHAEPVLPG; via the coding sequence ATGACATCTCGCTGGACCACCGCAGTACTGGACACCGATCAACCGGGCGGCTGGGCCGTCGCGCGCAGCCCCGAGGGCTTTCTGTTCGATGACAACGGCGTGCTGTTCCCCCGGGAATGGCTCAAGCGCCAGGACTTGTCGGTCCTCGCCGAGCACGGCATCGGCCATCTTGATGGCGAGCCGGTCTACCTGCTGGAACTGCGCAGCACCAGCGAGGTGCCGGGCTGCAACTGGAAGGGGCTGCGGGCGTTCATGCTCGATGGCGATCACACGATTTACAAAGTGCTGGGCTATGCCGCGCAGATCGGGACGTGGGCCCGTGAACATCGTTTCTGCGGCAATTGCGGCCAGGCCATGACCCAGGTGCCTCGGGAGCGGGCGATGTACTGCCAGCCGTGCGACTTGCGCAGCTACCCGCGCATTTCGCCGAGCATGATCGTGCTGGTGACCCGTGGCGATGAAGTGCTGCTGGCGCGCTCACCGCGCTTCGTCACCGGGGTTTACAGCACGTTGGCGGGGTTTGCCGAGCCTGGAGAGTCGGCCGAGGATTGCCTGATTCGCGAGGTGCGCGAAGAAGTCAGCATCGAAGTGAAGAACATCCAGTACCTGGGCAGCCAGTGCTGGCCGTTTCCGCACTCGATGATGCTAGGTTTCCATGCCGAATACGCCGGTGGCGAGATTGTCTGCCAGGAAGACGAGATCGAAGACGCCCAGTGGTTCAACGTGCACGACCTGCCGCCATTGCCGGCGTCCAAATCGATTGCCCGTTACCTGATCGACGTCTACGTGGCGCGGCGTTTAGGCCACGCTGAACCAGTGCTGCCAGGCTAG
- a CDS encoding ATP-binding protein: MFRILFRLYLVTIVSYSAAIYLVPDLVVMAFRDRFVTYNLDYSRGLQSLITKQFRAVPQDQWPVVAASMDKDFQPLHIVLARIDDANFTPIEQERLRRGENVVRIGDWGWRTLAVTPLNDQVAVQMVVPPDPMDVNLLYWSINVLIGASLLACLLLWLRPHWRDLERLKGTAERFGKGHLGERTQIGSSSNIGSLATVFDTMAGDIENLLNQQRDLLNAVSHELRTPLTRLDFGLALALSDDLPQASRERLQGLVAHIRELDELVLELLSYSRLQNPAKMPEQVEVALDEFIDSILGSVDEELESPEIVIDVLLHNQLERFSLDPRLTARAIQNLLRNAMRYCEKRIQIGVQVCPKGCEIWVDDDGIGIPEDERERIFEPFYRLDRSRDRATGGFGLGLAISRRALEAQGGTLTVEGSPLGGARFRLWLPTPA; encoded by the coding sequence ATGTTCAGAATCCTGTTTCGCCTCTATCTGGTGACGATCGTTTCCTACAGCGCAGCGATCTATCTGGTGCCGGATCTGGTGGTGATGGCGTTCAGGGATCGGTTCGTCACCTACAACCTCGATTATTCCCGTGGCCTGCAATCGCTGATCACCAAGCAGTTTCGCGCGGTGCCGCAGGATCAATGGCCGGTGGTCGCGGCCTCGATGGACAAGGACTTCCAACCGCTGCACATCGTCCTCGCCCGCATCGATGACGCCAATTTCACCCCGATTGAACAAGAACGTCTGCGTCGTGGCGAAAACGTGGTGCGCATCGGCGACTGGGGCTGGCGTACGCTGGCGGTGACGCCGTTGAACGACCAGGTGGCCGTGCAAATGGTGGTGCCGCCGGATCCGATGGACGTGAATCTGCTGTACTGGAGCATCAACGTCCTGATCGGTGCGAGTTTGCTGGCGTGCCTGTTGCTGTGGCTGCGGCCGCACTGGCGTGATCTTGAACGCCTGAAGGGCACCGCCGAACGCTTCGGCAAGGGCCATTTGGGCGAGCGAACGCAAATCGGCTCGAGTTCGAACATCGGCAGCCTGGCCACGGTGTTCGACACCATGGCCGGCGACATCGAAAACCTGCTCAACCAGCAGCGTGACTTGCTCAACGCGGTGTCCCATGAATTGCGTACGCCGCTGACCCGTCTGGACTTCGGCCTGGCGCTCGCGCTGTCCGATGATCTGCCGCAAGCCAGCCGCGAACGCCTGCAAGGGCTGGTCGCGCACATTCGTGAACTGGATGAGTTGGTGTTGGAGTTGCTGTCCTACAGCCGCTTGCAGAATCCGGCAAAGATGCCGGAGCAGGTCGAGGTGGCGCTGGACGAGTTCATCGACAGCATTCTGGGCAGCGTCGACGAAGAGCTGGAATCCCCGGAAATCGTCATCGATGTATTGCTGCACAACCAGCTGGAACGCTTCTCCCTCGACCCGCGCCTGACAGCCCGCGCGATTCAGAACCTGCTGCGCAACGCGATGCGTTACTGCGAAAAACGCATTCAGATCGGCGTACAGGTGTGTCCGAAGGGCTGTGAGATTTGGGTGGATGACGACGGAATCGGCATTCCGGAAGATGAGCGGGAGCGGATTTTCGAGCCGTTCTATCGACTGGATCGCAGCCGCGACCGGGCGACCGGCGGATTTGGCCTGGGACTGGCGATCAGCCGTCGGGCGCTGGAAGCGCAGGGCGGGACGTTGACCGTGGAAGGTTCGCCGTTGGGTGGGGCGCGGTTCAGGCTTTGGCTGCCGACGCCGGCTTGA